The proteins below are encoded in one region of Pseudomonadota bacterium:
- a CDS encoding tyrosine recombinase XerC yields MKEPISELIDRFGTWIETEKGYSANTLSSYLRDIREFALQTKEKDHIEKIDSRAIRAYVYSLSGKNKSSSVARKLSALRTFFRFLLRDGTVDADPLAGISMPKQGKYIPVFMTVDEVFSLLDAPGERDIFCLRDMAILELLYSTGMRVAEIVSLELDNFNFEEGIVRVIGKGKKERIVPMGNPAMDALHAYQPLREKLIAEGLKQGERSDAKAFFLNARGGRLTVRSIERLVKMYAQRAGIAARVTPHSLRHSFATHLLEMGADLRSVQELLGHASLSTTQKYTHLNMDYLKEVYDKAHPMSRKKE; encoded by the coding sequence ATGAAAGAACCGATCTCAGAGCTTATCGACCGTTTCGGAACCTGGATTGAAACAGAAAAAGGGTATTCAGCAAATACGCTTTCAAGCTATCTGCGAGATATCCGGGAATTTGCCCTTCAGACAAAAGAAAAAGATCATATCGAAAAGATTGATTCCCGGGCCATTCGTGCATATGTCTATTCCCTGAGCGGCAAGAATAAGAGTTCGTCAGTGGCCCGGAAGCTTTCAGCTCTCAGGACATTTTTCAGGTTCCTGTTGCGTGATGGTACTGTTGATGCCGACCCGCTTGCCGGTATTTCCATGCCCAAGCAGGGGAAATACATACCTGTTTTTATGACGGTTGACGAAGTGTTTTCCCTGCTGGATGCCCCGGGAGAAAGAGATATATTCTGTCTGCGGGACATGGCTATACTTGAATTACTTTACTCCACCGGAATGCGGGTCGCTGAGATTGTCTCCCTTGAACTCGATAATTTTAATTTTGAAGAAGGGATTGTAAGGGTCATTGGCAAGGGGAAGAAAGAAAGGATTGTCCCCATGGGTAATCCGGCCATGGATGCATTGCATGCCTACCAGCCGTTGCGTGAGAAACTCATTGCCGAGGGGCTTAAACAAGGGGAACGGTCTGATGCAAAAGCCTTTTTTCTTAATGCCCGTGGCGGCAGACTGACGGTCAGGAGCATTGAACGACTGGTTAAAATGTATGCGCAAAGGGCCGGAATTGCCGCCCGGGTTACGCCGCATTCCCTGAGGCATTCTTTTGCTACCCATCTTCTTGAGATGGGCGCTGACCTTCGATCGGTTCAGGAACTTCTCGGACATGCAAGCCTTTCAACAACACAGAAATATACGCATCTCAACATGGATTACCTGAAGGAAGTCTATGATAAGGCTCATCCGATGTCCCGGAAAAAGGAATAA
- the hslV gene encoding ATP-dependent protease subunit HslV: MKIRSTTIISVRLKDQVVVAGDGQVTMGATVMKHEARKVRTLYEGRVITGFAGATADAFTLFDRLEQKLEHYNGNLLRSAVELAKDWRTDKVLRRLEALLVAVDKNSSLLLSGTGDVIEPDDGILAIGSGGPYAQAAAKALVKHTDLDAETIARTAMEIAGSICIYTNQNIVLEKLSIPG, from the coding sequence GTGAAAATACGATCAACAACAATCATTTCCGTGCGGCTCAAGGACCAGGTTGTGGTTGCCGGTGACGGTCAGGTTACCATGGGTGCCACGGTTATGAAGCATGAAGCAAGAAAGGTGAGAACCCTTTATGAAGGACGGGTGATTACCGGTTTTGCAGGGGCAACCGCAGACGCCTTTACCCTGTTTGACAGGCTTGAACAAAAACTGGAACACTATAACGGTAATCTCCTGCGATCCGCTGTGGAACTGGCAAAAGACTGGCGTACGGATAAAGTATTGCGACGTCTGGAAGCGCTCCTGGTGGCGGTTGATAAAAACAGTTCCCTGCTTTTGAGCGGCACAGGGGATGTGATAGAACCTGACGACGGAATACTGGCAATCGGATCCGGTGGACCCTATGCCCAGGCAGCGGCCAAGGCTCTGGTCAAACATACGGACCTGGATGCGGAAACTATTGCCCGTACCGCAATGGAGATTGCCGGATCAATCTGTATTTACACAAATCAGAACATTGTCCTTGAAAAGCTGTCAATACCTGGATGA
- the hslU gene encoding ATP-dependent protease ATPase subunit HslU, translated as MDAMIPRDTVKELDKYIIGQDNAKRFVAVALRNRWRRQQVEPPLRDEIAPKNIIMIGPTGVGKTEIARRLANLAQSPFLKIEASKFTEVGYVGRDVESMIRDLTQLAVNIVKEEERARCEEKAKELTEERILDLLVPPSPSMGFGQSNYSTVEPNPPEDKELSSAADSTREKFRAMLKQGKLDDRLVEVEVDQAQNMPIVEIFSNTGMDDMGSGLKDAFGKMFPRKTQRRKVKVCDAREFLLKEEIEKLIDMEQVTKIAIQRTEQTGIIFLDEIDKIASRHDSARGADISREGVQRDLLPIVEGSTVNTKYGAVKTDHILFIASGAFHFAKPSDLIPELQGRFPLRVELNALGEEEFYRILTEPQNALIRQYTALMATEGIDLAFDDEAIREMARIAAEVNSKTENIGARRLHTVMERVLEELSFTAPELEEKNYVVTAEYVRDQLASIAGDEDLSRFIL; from the coding sequence ATGGATGCAATGATACCAAGAGATACAGTTAAAGAGTTGGATAAATATATTATAGGTCAGGATAATGCCAAGCGGTTCGTTGCCGTGGCGTTGCGGAACAGATGGCGAAGGCAGCAGGTTGAACCGCCATTGCGGGATGAAATCGCCCCGAAAAATATCATCATGATCGGCCCCACCGGTGTTGGTAAAACCGAAATCGCCCGAAGGCTTGCCAATCTCGCTCAATCGCCGTTTCTGAAAATTGAAGCGTCGAAATTTACCGAAGTAGGGTATGTGGGACGCGACGTGGAATCGATGATTCGTGATCTGACCCAGCTTGCCGTGAATATCGTCAAGGAAGAGGAAAGGGCAAGATGCGAAGAAAAGGCAAAGGAACTCACCGAGGAGAGAATTCTTGATCTGCTGGTTCCACCAAGCCCCTCCATGGGGTTCGGCCAATCAAATTATTCAACGGTTGAGCCAAACCCTCCAGAGGACAAGGAACTTTCATCCGCCGCAGACAGCACCAGGGAAAAATTCCGTGCCATGCTCAAACAAGGGAAACTGGATGACCGTCTTGTTGAAGTGGAAGTGGATCAGGCACAGAATATGCCGATTGTAGAAATTTTTTCAAATACCGGCATGGATGATATGGGCTCCGGCCTCAAGGATGCCTTTGGGAAAATGTTTCCGAGAAAAACCCAGCGACGTAAAGTGAAAGTCTGTGACGCAAGGGAGTTTCTCTTAAAAGAAGAAATTGAAAAGCTCATTGACATGGAACAGGTAACCAAGATTGCCATTCAGCGGACCGAGCAGACCGGAATCATTTTTCTTGACGAGATAGATAAAATTGCTTCCCGTCATGATTCGGCTCGAGGCGCCGATATTTCCCGGGAAGGTGTCCAGCGAGACCTGTTGCCGATTGTTGAGGGTTCAACGGTCAATACCAAATATGGGGCAGTAAAAACCGACCATATTCTCTTTATTGCAAGCGGCGCATTTCATTTTGCAAAACCTTCCGATCTGATTCCCGAGTTGCAGGGCAGGTTTCCTCTCCGGGTTGAACTCAATGCGCTGGGTGAGGAAGAATTTTACAGAATTCTCACCGAACCGCAAAACGCGCTGATCCGACAATATACCGCCTTGATGGCCACGGAAGGTATCGATCTGGCTTTTGATGATGAAGCCATTCGGGAAATGGCGCGTATTGCCGCAGAAGTAAACAGCAAGACAGAAAACATCGGTGCGCGTCGACTTCACACGGTCATGGAAAGAGTGCTTGAAGAACTTTCCTTTACCGCGCCGGAACTTGAAGAAAAGAATTATGTTGTTACTGCCGAGTATGTCAGAGACCAGCTTGCCAGTATAGCCGGTGACGAGGATCTGAGCCGTTTTATTTTATAA